The following DNA comes from Streptomyces sp. NBC_00273.
GCGCGGCCGGGACCGGCGCCGTCGGCGCACCGGCGTCGCCCGTCTCGTCGGCGAGCTGATGGACCAGCACGCCGTTGCGGAACGCCGCCTCGCCGATCTCGGCGCAGTTGCTGCCGTACACCGACAGGCGGCTGCCGCTCTCGGCGACGATCTCCACGGAGCGCCGGGCGGCCCTGGCTTCTCGGCCCAGTACGTCGGCCAGCCGGGCCGCGTGCGGGGTGCGCACGGCGACCCTCGGACGCAGCCTGGTCCGGGCGAAATCGGCCGCGTCCTGGTCGGCAACGAGCCGGCCCGCCTCGATGCTGACGACGCGGTCGGCGCTGCGGGCCGCCTCCTTGGCGTCGTCGGTGGTGAAGAGCACCGCGCCGCCGAGTGAGGCGTGGCCGCGCAGCAGACCGTGCAGCCAGCCGCGTTCGCGGGGGGAGAGTCCGGCACCCGGCTCGTCGAGCAGCAGGGTGCACGGATCGGCGAGCAGCGCCGAGGCCAGTGCGACCCGGCGCTCCATGCCGAGCGACAGCGAGCCGAGGCGCTGGTCGCGCAGGCCCGCGATGCCGACGACCTCCAACATGGTGTCGGCCCGGGAAGCCGGTACCCCGGCCGCGGCGCAGAGCATCCGCAGCTGGTTGCGGACGGTCCGCGCGGGGTTGCCGGGAACGTCGCCGAGGAGCACTCCGACCTCACGGCCGGGGTGCGGGATCCGGTGCAGCGCGCGGCCGCGGAAGTAGGTGACGCCGCGGCCCGGTTCGAGTTCGAGCATGAGCCGCAGTGCGGTGGTCTTGCCCGATCCCGGATCGCCGAGCAGGGCGGTCACATGCCCCGGGCGGGCCTCGAAGGTGAGGTCGTCCACGAGGGGCGGGGCGTCGGGGCGGGGCTTGCTGGTGAGTCCGATGGCCTGGAGCATCGCTTCTCTCGCGGGGGGTGAGACCGCTCAGCGGCAGGGTGGGTACCCCAGGCAAGATAACGCGATATGTCCGATATTCAGCGCAACCGGTCCGATGGAATGCCGATACTGCCGCCGGGTCCCGCACGGACGGCGGGTCCGGACCCGGTACCGGACCGGGTCCTGGGATCAGACCCGGTCCTGGGATCGCGCACGGCGGTCCCACAGCTGCCGACGGCACCTCGTACGCCGCGGTGTCAGACTTCCGGACGCAGCATCGGCGGGTTGAGGAGGGTGGCCCCGCCCGCCCGGAACAACTGGGCTGGACGCCCACCCTGACGGGTCGTCGTGCCTCCGGCCGGCACCAGGAATCCGGGAGTGCCCGTGACCTTGCGGTGGAAGTTGCGCGGGTCGAGGGACACGCCCCAGACCGCCTCGTAGACCCGGCGCAGCTCGCCGACGGTGAACTCCGGCGGACAGAAGGCAGTGGCCAGCGAGGAGTACTCGATCTTCGAGCGGGCCCGCTCCACACCGTCGGCGAGGATCCGGGCATGGTCGAAGGCGAGCCCCGTAGAGGCTTCGTCGGTGTCGGCCAGCACCTCGTCGACCGGGGCCCAGCGCGCGCTGTTGGCGTCGCCACCGGCCCGGGGCGCAGGCAGGTCCGGAGCCAGCACCAGGTGCGCCACGCTGACGACACGCATCCGCGGATCCCGCTTCGGATCGCCGTAGGTGGCCAGCTGTTCGAGGTGCGCCCCGTTGCCCGCGCCGGGCAGGGCGGGGTCGTGCGCGCACAGGCCGGTCTCTTCGGAGAGCTCCCTGGCGGCGGCCCCCGCCAGGTCCTCGTCCCCGCGGACGAAGCCTCCGGGCAGCGCCCAGCTCCCCTGGAACGGCTGCTCACCTCTGCGGACGACCAGCGCGCAGAGCGCGTGGCGCCGCACGGTGAGCACGACCAGGTCGACGGTGACGGCGAAGGGCGGATAGGCCGACGGGTCGTAGGGCGACATGCCGCGATCATAGTCGTCTGCCTGACGATAAACAGCGCTTTGGTGACCTTGAAGACAGTGCCCCGAAGGTGAGGGGCCTCCGATCGATCGGACGGTCCGGCCTGAACGGGGTGAGCGCGTTCAACCGCCCAACTGGAGCGCATCGGCCGCCTCCTCCACCATGCCGAGGCCGAGCCGGCTGATCCGGACGGCGAAGGGCTCCCCCGCCACCCGTAGGCCCGAAAGTCTGAGCCCGCCCAGGGGGGCTCCGGAGAGGGGCGCGAGGGCGACCGTGCCCGCGGGGGCGTCGGGGCGGATACCGGCGAGGGCGGTCAGCGCGTGGATCCCGGCCGCCGCGGCCACTGCGGCCGGTCGGCAGGCCGCCGGGTGCGGCACCGGGGCGCTGCCCGCGGTGCGCTGCTCGGCAGCGAACATCTCCGGTAGCCGGTACCCGAAGGCCTCCGCCGCGTCCAGCAGGCCTCCGAGCAGGCCGGCGGCCTCCTTCGCGAAGCCGGCCTGGGCCAGGCCCGCCACGGCCACCGCGCTCTCGTACGCCCGCACGGCGCCCGAACGGTGACCGAACGGGTTGTATCCCGGCTCCTTGACGGCCATGCTCCGCAGCCCCCATCCGGAATCCATGGCGGGGGCTCCGAGCAACCGGGCCAGTTGCTCGGCGCGGGTGCCGTCCAGGAGTCCGGGGGCGAGCCGG
Coding sequences within:
- a CDS encoding ABC transporter ATP-binding protein produces the protein MLQAIGLTSKPRPDAPPLVDDLTFEARPGHVTALLGDPGSGKTTALRLMLELEPGRGVTYFRGRALHRIPHPGREVGVLLGDVPGNPARTVRNQLRMLCAAAGVPASRADTMLEVVGIAGLRDQRLGSLSLGMERRVALASALLADPCTLLLDEPGAGLSPRERGWLHGLLRGHASLGGAVLFTTDDAKEAARSADRVVSIEAGRLVADQDAADFARTRLRPRVAVRTPHAARLADVLGREARAARRSVEIVAESGSRLSVYGSNCAEIGEAAFRNGVLVHQLADETGDAGAPTAPVPAARTAAGTSPESDAARTEAVTETSAEHPRQIRPGRPTSAVRRVGGPLRPLRYELLRVFGTATPVLTAALVVAVSVLTALVLARTGQTPQNRLLSAWPELLPLPPAALGAGLLGALAFGEEYRYPALAADRGTVPRRMGLLTAKLGISAALALLLGALTVAADAAALALVFDTGPLRTPVEWLSPAVSWAGLLVGCSWAGVLASGVFRSATAGLAAVLAVPVMVVPLVRKALEGSSAYPSTGLGSRLRGLTWGQWPPEVDRLLVGALRVMAQPVGTALLLSLMVLLCAYGFTGLRSRVRW
- a CDS encoding NUDIX hydrolase, translated to MSPYDPSAYPPFAVTVDLVVLTVRRHALCALVVRRGEQPFQGSWALPGGFVRGDEDLAGAAARELSEETGLCAHDPALPGAGNGAHLEQLATYGDPKRDPRMRVVSVAHLVLAPDLPAPRAGGDANSARWAPVDEVLADTDEASTGLAFDHARILADGVERARSKIEYSSLATAFCPPEFTVGELRRVYEAVWGVSLDPRNFHRKVTGTPGFLVPAGGTTTRQGGRPAQLFRAGGATLLNPPMLRPEV